GTGTTCGTCGTGGCCAGCACCCGCAGTTTCACGTGTGCGTGGGCGGGGTCCGAGCAGCGGGTGTAGTACCAGCGCTGCGCCCCCAGGACCTGTGCCTGAGCTGCCAGCGGGGTAACCAGTTCTCCGACGATGCCGTCCGCTACATCGAAGCCCCCTGTATGAATGGAGAGCGACCACCAATGAGTGCCCGGTTGCGTCCGTGAGGCTGGTCGAACTGCAGCTAGCTGGCTCATATGCGTCTTTCCCCTCGGGGTATGGTTACCGCCGCCGGCGGCCTTGCATTGTTTTGTCTACGTATCTTTGGCCCCTTGGGGGCCCTCAGTTAGAACCAATCCCAGCTCTTCATGATTGCTATCCCCCTTGGGTCTCAGGCTGTTGCTCAGCCGGCGCCTTGATTTGACTCCGAAAGCTTCCCCCGCCGTCGCAGGGCCTGTAAATAGCCTCCGGTGCCCGGTTCCTGACATGTCCGGATGTGGACCCGGAGGTACCGGGCTGTGGCCGGAGCCGAGGTGAAATCGGCCCGGCGCAGGAGATTTGCGCGGGAGCGGTGCCCTACCGGCGAAGTTGGCATTAACCTGTCATGACCTGCAATCCAAAGTGTGTTGCAGACACAAAACACATTTGCCACACGCGGACCGGAAACAGGACCCGCTGGGTAGTGTAGCGGTGGGTGCTTCAGCTGATGCTTTTGAAAGGATTCGCCGTGCTGTCTCAGGTTTCGCTCGACGTTTACCGTTTTGCCGTAAGCCGTCCGGGGTGGACGGCCGGAGAGGCTTCCGAGGCGCTGGGGTACACGAGCCGGGCCATCGATACCGCAATTGGGGAATTGACTACGCGCTGCCTCCTGCTCAAGCAGTCCGACGACTGCCCGAGCTACATCGCGGTGTCCCCGGATGTGGCCCTCGCCGAACTGGTTGATCCGGATGAACGTGCCCTCCTGGAGCTGCGGGGCAGGATCTATGCCCGCCGGAGGGAGATGGCCGCATTGACGCCGGCCTACACCGAAGCACGTAAGCGTCTGGCCGCCGATGCCTCGGTGGAAGTGGTGGAGGACCAGGAAAAGGTCCAGCGGGTGCTGATCGAGTACGGGCGAAGCGCCACCGACCGGGTCCTCATCGCGCGTCCGGGGCATGGCGCCAATGCCGACATCCATGAGGAAAGCGTGCAGAAGGACCTTGACCTCCTGCGCAGCGGCGTCCGGCGGCAGACCCTGTACCACGCCAGCACCCGGGACCACGTGCCCACCCGCAAGGCTGTCGAGACCATCACCGCGGCCGGGGGGCAGTTCCGCACCCTTCCGTACATGCCGCTGCGGACCCTGATTTTTGATGAAAAAGTGGCAGTGGTTGCCCGCGAGCTGTATCCCGGCGATGTGGCGGGCCTGGTGGTCCGGGATCCGAACCTGATCCGGATCTTCGGGCTCCTTTTCGAGTTCGCCTGGGGCCTTGCGGAACCATACCTGTCCGACAATCCCGGCGGCGAAGGCCTCACGAGCACACAGCGCTCTGTCCTCACGGCACTGGCGTCCGGCTATTCGGACGAGGCCATTGCCCGCCGGGTGGGAATCAGCGTCCGGACGTGCCGCCGCCATATTGCCTGGATGCTGGAGGAACTGGGCGCCGAGAGCCGGTTCCAGGCGGGAATCAAGGCGCATAAGGCCGGGTGGATCTAGGAACCGGTACTGCCCTCAGATGTACTGGACAGCCGGTGCCTGCCGGGGAAGGTGCGGGCTAGCATGGCTGCCATGACCCCCGAGGAATTCGCCGTCGAACTACCCGTGAACACCATGGCCGCGCTGGAGCGTGCTGCGGGTTCACACCGTCATGAAGTCCTGTTCTCCAACCGCGCCTTCCACATCAAACAGTCCGCCGTGCGGGACGTCTTCGATATTTCCATCCGTCCCGGCCTGATTTCCCTGGCCGGAGGCAGCCCCGACCTGCGTTCACTCCCCCTGGCGGAACTGGGCCGCACGGCCCAGCAGATCATTGCGGAACACGGACTGGAGGCACTGCAGTACGGCGGCGGGCAGGGCATGGAAGAGCTGCGGAGACAGGCATGCGAGGTCATGGCTGCGGAGGGAATCCTCGACGCCGATCCCGCGGACATCGTCATCACCACCGGGTCGCAGTCCGCGCAGGATGTTGCCGCCAAAGTTTTCTGCGATCCCGGCGATGTCATCCTCTGCGAGGACCCTACCTATGTGGGTGCACTGAATGCCTTCGAGGCCTACGAGGTGGACGTGCGCACCGTCCCCATGGACGACGGCGGCCTGGTTCCGGAGGCGCTCGAGCGGCGGATCCGCGAAGTGCGTGCCGAAGGCAAAACCATCAAGCTGCTCTACACCATTCCAAGTTTCAACAATCCAAGCGGTATTACGCTCACCGCCGGACGGCGCCAGGAAGTTGTCGGGATCTGCCGGCGGAACAACATCCTGGTCCTCGAGGACAATCCCTACGGGCTGCTGCGGTTCGACGGCGAACCGCTGGCACCGATGCGGGCGGAAAACCCGCACGACGTGCTGTATCTGGGCTCGTTTTCCAAGATTTTCGCCCCCGGTGTCCGGCTGGGCTGGGCGCTGGTTCCCCGCCACCTGTACCGGCGTTTCTACCTCGCCTGCGAGGCCGTTGTCCTCTGCCCCTCGCCGTTGACCCAGATGCTGGTTTCGGCCTATCTGCGGGACTACGACTGGAGGGGCCACATCCGCACTTCCCGCAGCCGCTATGCCGAGCGGTGCGCCGCGATGCTGGCAGCACTGCAGGAACACCTGCCGGAGGGCGTCACCTGGACCCGGCCGGACGGCGGATTCTTCGTCTGGGTGACGCTCCCCGAGGGTGTGGACACCTATCCCCTGCTGTATGAAGCCATCAATGCCGGCACGGTGTTCATCCCGGGTGCGGCCTTCACCCCCGGCGAGCAGCAGTCAAACAAACTGCGCCTGGCTTTCAGCTCCGTCTCCCCGGAGGACATTTCCGAAGGCGTGCGCCGGCTCGCACCGGTCCTGCGTGCCGCCGTCGGCGCCGTCAAGGTGCGCTGAGCAGGCGTCAGTCCAGCAGCAGCGCCGGTTCTTCCAGGATGGCGGCAACGTCGGCCATGAAGCGTGCCGACAGGTCGCCGTCGACCACGCGGTGGTCGAAGGAACCACCGAGCGTCGTGATCCAGCGCGGCACAACCTCGCCGTTGACCACCCAGGGCTTCTGCTTAATGGTGCCAAACGCGACGATGGCCACTTCGCCGGGATTGATGATCGGGGTGCCCGTGTCGATGCCGAGCGAACCGATATTCGTGACCGTCAGCGTGCCGCCCCGCATGTCAGCCGGGGGCGTCCGGCCCTCCCGTGCGGTTGCCGCCAGGGTGTTGAGGGCGATCGCCAGTTCCTTCAGCGAGAGCTCGTGGGCGTCCTTGATGTTGGGCACCATCAACCCGCGCGGGGTGGCTGCCGCAATGCCGAGGTTCATGAAGTGCTTGACCAGGATCTCCTCCCCGGCCCAGGTGGCGTTGACGGACGGGTTCCGTGCCGCCGCCCAGATAACGGCCTTCGCAAGGATCAGCAGCGGGGAGACCTTAATGCCGTCAAAGTCCTTCGACGTCTTCAGCCGCTTCACGAACTCCATGGTCCGGGAAGCATCCACGTCCACGAAGATGCTGACGTGCGGTGCGCTGAAGGCGCTTTCAACCATGGCCTTTGCCGTGGCTCGGCGCACTCCCCTGACCGGGATGCGTTCAATGCGCGAGTCCTCCGCTCCGGCGCCCGGCGCCCAGAATTCCCCGGCCGAATCGCGCTCGGCCTCGCGCTGCGCCTGGTAGCTGATCAGGTCCTGCTTGGTCACTTCGCCGCTGGCTCCGGTGGCGGTGACGTCCGCGAGGTTGATGCCCAGGTCCTTTGCGGCCTTCCGCACCGGGGGCTTGGCCAGCACGCGCTGGATCAGCCGGTTGACCCGGTCGGAGACAGCGGCGGTTCCGGACGACGCCGGGGCGGGCGCGGTTTCCGGGGTAGTGGGCCGGACGGGTTCCGGGGCTGGTTCTGCCGCAGGTGCCGGGACGGGTGCCGGTTTGACGATGCGTTCCGGTTTCGCGGACACCTGGGCATCGGCCGCGGCGGGCCGGCGCAGGCGGCGGCGCACTGCATCCGGTTTGGGACCGGTACCGGTCAACGAAGCTGCCGGAGCTTCCGTTTCCGCGGCGGGCGCCGAGGCTTCTTCCGCTTCCGCGGCGGGCGCCTTGGCTTCTTCCGCCTTCGGCGCGCCGGCGCCGCCGTCGACCGTCACGCTGATGATGGCCGTCCCGACGTCGACCGTTTCCCCTTCGGCAACCAGCAGCGAAGACACCGTGCCGGCATACGGCGAAGGAAGCTCGACCAGCGATTTCGCCGTTTCGATTTCCACGATCACGTCGTTGACGGCAACCGTGTCGCCCGGCTGAACCTTCCACTGCACAATGTCGGCTTCGGTCAGGCCTTCGCCCACGTCCGGCAGGCGGAATGTCTTTTCAGTCATGGCTTCTCTTCTTTAGGTACTGGGGCGCTTTAGATACATGGGCGGGCGAACAGGCTCAGGAGGAGGAGCGTCAGTAGGCGAAGGAGCGGTCCAGGGCTTCGAGCAGCCGGTCGATATCCGGCAGATAGTGCTCTTCGACCTTCGCTACCGGATACGGCATGTGGAATCCGCCCACACGCAGCACCGGTGCCTCCAGGGAGAGGAAGGCACGTTCGGCCACGCGGGCAGCAATTTCGCCGCCGATGCCGCCAAACGTGGGCGCCTCATGGGTGACGATCAGGCGTCCGGTTTTCCGGACGGAGTCGGTGACGGTGTCGAAATCGATCGGCGAAATGGACCGCAGGTCCACCACTTCCACTGACCGTCCGTCCTCTTCCGCAGCTGCGGCCGCTGCCAACGCCACCGGGACCAGGGGCCCGTAGGCCACGATGGTTGCGTCGGTTCCCTCGCGGACCACATGGGCAGAGAACGGATCGGACGTTGGTGCGGTGGTATCGACGTCGCCCTTGAGCCAGTAGCGGCGCTTGGGTTCGAAGACAATCACGGGATCCTTGCACGCCACTGCCTGCTGGATCATCCAGTAGGCGTCCTGAGGGTTCGACGGCGTGATGATGCGCAGTCCCGCGGTGTGGGCAAAGAGGGCCTCGGGCGATTCGGAGTGGTGCTCAATCGAGCCGATGCCGCCGCCGTAGGGGATCCGGATAACCACGGGAGCGCTCAACGCACCGTCGCTGCGGGAGTGCATCTTGGCCAGCTGGGTGGTGATCTGATTGAAGCCCGGGAAGACGAAGCCGTCGAACTGGATCTCGCAGACGGGCAGGTAGCCCCGCAGGGCCAGGCCGATGGCAGTGCCGATAATCCCGGATTCCGCCAACGGCGTGTCCATAACGCGGTCCGCGCCGAAGTCGGCCTTCAAGCCTTCCGTGACCCGGTAGACGCCGCCGAGGGAGCCGATGTCCTCGCCCATCAGGAGGGAATTCGGGTGGGATTCCAGGGCCGCGCGCAGGCCAGCGTTAATGGCCTTGGCCATGGTCATGGTGGTGCTCATGCGGTGTGCTCCCGGGAAGGGGTCGAGGAGGTGGCGGTGTCGTGCGGAGCTACAGCGTCGGCGTTCGCGTCGGCGTCGGCGTCGGCGAAACCGGCTTCGTACCGGCGGTGGGCGTCCAGTTCCTCGCGGATCAGCGGGTGCGCTTCGGCGTACACATCGGCAAAGGCGTCCTCGAAGCCCGGCGCCTCCATCTGCTGCACGTTGTCCCGGAGCCGGACGGCCATGGTGCGGCCTTCCTCGCGGAGCTCCTCAAAGAACGCATCATCCGCCAGTCCCTGGCCACGCAGGTATTTTTCCATCCGGAGCAGCGGATCCCGGTCCAGCCAGGCTTCCTCGTCAGCGCTCAGCCGGTATTTGGTGGGGTCGTCCGCCGTCGTATGCGCGCTCATCCGGTAGGTGAATGCCTCGATCAGCACGGGGCCGCCGCCCGAACGGGCGTGTTCGAGCGCCCAGCGCGTCACGGCATGGACAGCGAGGACGTCATTGCCGTCCACGCGGACGCCGGGGAAGCCGTAGCCCTGGGCGCGGTTGGCCAGCGGGATCCGGGACTGCACTTCGGTGGGGACGGAGATGGCCCAGTGGTTGTTCTGGCAGAAGAACACCACCGGAGCGTTATAGGACGCAGCGAATACCATGCCTTCATGGACGTCGCCTTCAGAGCTTGCACCGTCGCCGAAGTAGGCAACCGTGGCGGCTTCGGGAAGCTTGGGATCCACCAGCCGGTCGCGGGCCATGCCCATGGCATAGCCGACGGCGTGCGGCACCTGCGCGGCCAGTACCAGGGTGTAGAGATGGAAATTCACCTCGCGGGGATCCCAGCCGCCGTGTGAGATGCCGCGGAAGCGGCGCAGCAGCTGGGCAAGTTCCAGGCCGCGGGTATAGGCGACCCCGTGCTCGCGGTAGGTGGGGAAAACGTAGTCCTGTGGGAGCAGGGCCCGGCCCGAGCCGATCTGGGCGCCTTCCTGGCCGGTGAGGGGAACCCACATCACGAGTTCGCCCTGGCGCTGAAGGGCGGTGGCTTCTTCATCGAACCGGCGGACCAGGAACATGTCCCGGTAGAATCCGCGGAGTTCCTCGGGGCTCAGGTCCTTGACGTAGCTGCTGTACTCGTCATCCTGCAGAAGCTCACCGTCGATGGTGAGCAGCTGGACCATGTCCGGGACAGGGTTGTCTTCGGGAGCACCCATGAGGGAGTGCTCCAGTCCGGCCGCGTCGAACTCGCTGGCCGGCAGGTTTCCTACGTCCATGCCTACTCCTCGCCTGGACAGCCGAAAGCCGCACCGCGCTAGAAATATGCCTCATCAGGAATACATTCCCGGGTTTGCATATATGTGGAAGTTACTTCCCACAGCCTAACGATGGCACGGCTTTCGGCCCTACCTAAGACACGCTAGGAAACCCGTGGGCCTTTTGTATAAGTCGCACATAGAGCCAGGAACCGGGTGTTTGCTTCCTCCTCGCCAATGGTCACTCTCACACCCTCGTTTCCGAAGGCCCGTACCGCCAGGGCCTGTTCCTCCGCC
This window of the Arthrobacter sp. zg-Y919 genome carries:
- a CDS encoding LuxR C-terminal-related transcriptional regulator yields the protein MLSQVSLDVYRFAVSRPGWTAGEASEALGYTSRAIDTAIGELTTRCLLLKQSDDCPSYIAVSPDVALAELVDPDERALLELRGRIYARRREMAALTPAYTEARKRLAADASVEVVEDQEKVQRVLIEYGRSATDRVLIARPGHGANADIHEESVQKDLDLLRSGVRRQTLYHASTRDHVPTRKAVETITAAGGQFRTLPYMPLRTLIFDEKVAVVARELYPGDVAGLVVRDPNLIRIFGLLFEFAWGLAEPYLSDNPGGEGLTSTQRSVLTALASGYSDEAIARRVGISVRTCRRHIAWMLEELGAESRFQAGIKAHKAGWI
- a CDS encoding PLP-dependent aminotransferase family protein, which codes for MAAMTPEEFAVELPVNTMAALERAAGSHRHEVLFSNRAFHIKQSAVRDVFDISIRPGLISLAGGSPDLRSLPLAELGRTAQQIIAEHGLEALQYGGGQGMEELRRQACEVMAAEGILDADPADIVITTGSQSAQDVAAKVFCDPGDVILCEDPTYVGALNAFEAYEVDVRTVPMDDGGLVPEALERRIREVRAEGKTIKLLYTIPSFNNPSGITLTAGRRQEVVGICRRNNILVLEDNPYGLLRFDGEPLAPMRAENPHDVLYLGSFSKIFAPGVRLGWALVPRHLYRRFYLACEAVVLCPSPLTQMLVSAYLRDYDWRGHIRTSRSRYAERCAAMLAALQEHLPEGVTWTRPDGGFFVWVTLPEGVDTYPLLYEAINAGTVFIPGAAFTPGEQQSNKLRLAFSSVSPEDISEGVRRLAPVLRAAVGAVKVR
- a CDS encoding dihydrolipoamide acetyltransferase family protein, with amino-acid sequence MTEKTFRLPDVGEGLTEADIVQWKVQPGDTVAVNDVIVEIETAKSLVELPSPYAGTVSSLLVAEGETVDVGTAIISVTVDGGAGAPKAEEAKAPAAEAEEASAPAAETEAPAASLTGTGPKPDAVRRRLRRPAAADAQVSAKPERIVKPAPVPAPAAEPAPEPVRPTTPETAPAPASSGTAAVSDRVNRLIQRVLAKPPVRKAAKDLGINLADVTATGASGEVTKQDLISYQAQREAERDSAGEFWAPGAGAEDSRIERIPVRGVRRATAKAMVESAFSAPHVSIFVDVDASRTMEFVKRLKTSKDFDGIKVSPLLILAKAVIWAAARNPSVNATWAGEEILVKHFMNLGIAAATPRGLMVPNIKDAHELSLKELAIALNTLAATAREGRTPPADMRGGTLTVTNIGSLGIDTGTPIINPGEVAIVAFGTIKQKPWVVNGEVVPRWITTLGGSFDHRVVDGDLSARFMADVAAILEEPALLLD
- a CDS encoding transketolase C-terminal domain-containing protein, with translation MSTTMTMAKAINAGLRAALESHPNSLLMGEDIGSLGGVYRVTEGLKADFGADRVMDTPLAESGIIGTAIGLALRGYLPVCEIQFDGFVFPGFNQITTQLAKMHSRSDGALSAPVVIRIPYGGGIGSIEHHSESPEALFAHTAGLRIITPSNPQDAYWMIQQAVACKDPVIVFEPKRRYWLKGDVDTTAPTSDPFSAHVVREGTDATIVAYGPLVPVALAAAAAAEEDGRSVEVVDLRSISPIDFDTVTDSVRKTGRLIVTHEAPTFGGIGGEIAARVAERAFLSLEAPVLRVGGFHMPYPVAKVEEHYLPDIDRLLEALDRSFAY
- the pdhA gene encoding pyruvate dehydrogenase (acetyl-transferring) E1 component subunit alpha — translated: MDVGNLPASEFDAAGLEHSLMGAPEDNPVPDMVQLLTIDGELLQDDEYSSYVKDLSPEELRGFYRDMFLVRRFDEEATALQRQGELVMWVPLTGQEGAQIGSGRALLPQDYVFPTYREHGVAYTRGLELAQLLRRFRGISHGGWDPREVNFHLYTLVLAAQVPHAVGYAMGMARDRLVDPKLPEAATVAYFGDGASSEGDVHEGMVFAASYNAPVVFFCQNNHWAISVPTEVQSRIPLANRAQGYGFPGVRVDGNDVLAVHAVTRWALEHARSGGGPVLIEAFTYRMSAHTTADDPTKYRLSADEEAWLDRDPLLRMEKYLRGQGLADDAFFEELREEGRTMAVRLRDNVQQMEAPGFEDAFADVYAEAHPLIREELDAHRRYEAGFADADADANADAVAPHDTATSSTPSREHTA